The Chryseobacterium phocaeense genome includes the window CCTTCAATATATTCATCAAACGGCATTCCGGCACCGTCTTTTCTAGCGTTAACGATCGCCTTCATTACGTAAAGGGGCGAGGTCCCGATATCTCCGAAAACAATTCCCAAAGAAACTATAACGCCTACAAATGAGAGCTTCTTAAGGTCAAAATGATGACCACCCTCTGTAACTTCTGCCATATCAGCCAATTTATTTTTAAACGCGCAAATTTATACTAATTTTATGACGTCAAGAATTATTCTTCATGAATATAATAAATGAAAAAACTTCCTTTCGGAAGTTTTTCTCTATCATAGTTATTTTACGTACATCGCTTTTTTAATTTCCTCTTTTACTTTTTCAAGCTTAGGGAACCATTCTGCAAATAATGCCGCTGAATATGGTGCAGGTGCGTCAGGAGTAGTAATTCTCTTGATTGGCGCATCCAGATAATCAAATGCTTTTTGCTGAACCATATAAGTAATTTCTGAAGATACGGAAGCGAACGGCCATGCTTCTTCAAGGATTACTAATCTGTTCGTCTTTTTAACAGAAGCTAAAACGGTATCAAAATCAAGAGGACGAACAGTTCTAAGGTCAATCACTTCTACAGAGATTCCTTCTTTAGCCAAATCTTCAGCAGCCTGAATAGCCAGCTTCATAATTTTACCGAAAGAAACCAACGTAACGTCTGTACCTTCTCTTTTAATATCTGCTTTACCTATCGGCAGGTAATATTCTTCTTCAGGGATTTCCATTTTGTCTCCATACATCTGCTCAGATTCCATGAAAATCACAGGATCATTATCCTGGATAGCGGATTTCAACAATCCTTTCGCATCATAAGGGTTGGAAGGAACCACCACTTTAAGGCCCGGAACATTTGCAAACCAGTTTTCAAAAGCCTGAGAGTGTGTTGCTCCCAATTGTCCTGCCGAAGCAGTAGGTCCTCTGAAAACGATAGGACAGTTCCACTGGCCACCGCTCATCTGACGGATCTTGGCCGCATTATTAATAATCTGATCAATACCTACCAAGGAGAAATTGAACGTCATATACTCTACAATTGGTCTGTTACCATTCATCGCAGCACCTACGGCAATCCCAGTGAAACCAAGCTCAGCAATGGGTGTATCGATTACTCTTTTAGGACCAAATTCATCCAACATTCCTTTAGAAGCTTTGTATGCACCGTTGTATTCTGCAACTTCCTCCCCCATTAAAAAGATGGATTCGTCTTTACGCATTTCCTCGCTCATTGCCTGTGCAATTACCTCACGAAAAGTATATTCTGCCATATTTATTTGAAAAATTTAGACTACAAAAATAGTGATTTTTTATTAGTAACATAACAAAAAAGGCATCTCATTGAATGCAGGCCCTAAATAAGCTGAGCCCGGGCTACAATTAAAGTGACTGAGGGAGCCGGAAAGTATTATAGATATCCATTCAGAATCCCAATAACTTCCTTCTTCCGGCTTCAGACTTCCCTTTTATAAAAATAAAACAGCATCTCATTTCTGAAATGCCGTCTTAAAATTCTATTTAAACTTGATTAGTTCATTTTTTCCCAGGTCTGGGTTCTTCCCAGTAAAGATAATCCCACATACCCTCTTACATTCAGTTTATCACCGCTTTTTATAATAGTACATTTGTAGGTTTTACCTGTTTTAGGATCGGTGATGGTTCCTCCTGTAAATTCATCCCCATCTTTTTTAAGACCTCTGATGATCTCCAGCCCAAGGATTGGTTTTCCTTTTCTGTCGTCCTTACATTCCGTACAGTTTGGATTCGCAGGCTTTATCAGCAGCTGGGAAACTTTTCCGTAATACTTTCCATCAGACTTTTTATAGATTTCCACTACAGACTTGGCCTGTTTCGTTTCATCATCTATAGTCTTCCACTTACCTTCAATCTGTGCAAATGACAAAACACTGAACAGGGAAAGTACGAATGTTAATAATACTTTTTTCATATTTCTTATCGTTTTAATTCTGATATACGTTTTTCGTTAACTATCTATTGTTAAAAATATAAATTAAATTTTAGATAGGCAAAAACTTTTGTTATACGGAGCATATGAATAGGCGAAAGGGCTAAAAGGCAAAATAGCGAAAGGGCAAAACAGCGAAGGAAGCTGAGAAGGCAAAGAAAGCTAATTTGCAAATTTGCCATTTCGCCCTTTAGCCCTTTAGCCTTTCTCTTAGCCTTCTCAGCTTTCTTTGCCCTAATGCAGTTTCCTGTTAATCACCCTATCCATATAATCTTGATACCACGCTTTCGCGGTCTGTATTTCCTTTTCTGTTTCAGGCGTCTTTAGTTTTCCCATCAGGTTGTTTGCAAATCCGAGGTCATTTTTTTCATATATCCCTGTGATTTCCTTACCATCAAAACGGTACATGTGATTCCCGATAATGAACTGTTCCGTGCTTCCGTCAGAATTCACGACAATAGCCGGATACTTTTTATCGCTTACAAGGCTTCTTCCCCAGCTTCTGATCTGTTTATTGTACCCGATAAGATCTGCCAGTGTTGGATAAATATCTATCTGCTGGGCAACTTCAGGATCTACACCTTTAAGATTATACTGAGGATTCGGCGAATAGAATATCAAAGGTACTGCAAAACGGTTCATGGCTTTTTCATATTCCCCATAAGCAATCTGGTTGGTATGGTCTCCTGTGAAAACAAAGATGGTATTATTGAACCATGGCTCCTTTTTAACCGTTTCAAAATATTTTTTAATGGCATAATCCGTGTATTGTATCGGTTCGTGCATTTCTATGGTTCCTTTTTTGAATTTCCCTTTGTATTTTTCAGGGATTTTAAACGGATGGTGTGATGAAGCCGTAAATACGGTAGACATAAAAGGCTGCTTCTTTCCTGTATTCTTTGCAAAATACTGAAGAAACGGCTCGTCCCAGATGGCCCACATGCCATCAAAATCCTCATCATGATTGAATTCATTCTTCCCGAAATAATGCTTAAAGCCCAATATATTTCCAAATCCGAGGAAGCCCATCGATCCGTTCGGAGCACCATGATAAAAAGAAGTATCGTACCCCAGATCATTACAAACCGAAACAATAGACTGGATTTTCTGGTTGGAATATGGTGAGCTGGTAAACGCATCGGTAAGGCTTGGAATTCCTGCAAGCACGCTGCTCATCCCGTGAATAGACTGTCTCCCGTTGGCAAAAGTGTTCGGAAAAATCAGACTCTGCCCTGCCAGACTGTCGATGAAAGGTGTATAGGAAACATATCCGTTGATATTTTTATCTTTATTAAAAGCTCCGGAATATTCCCTTCCGAAAGATTCAACGATGAAAATAACAATATTGGGACGGTTTTCTACTTTTCTGTCATAGATTTTGTAAGGCTGAACATTGTCAGCGATAAATTTGTCATCTACAAAATGAACTTCTTTAAAATTATTCGTCCCCAAAGTCCTGAAAAACGAAAACGTACTGTTCAGAACAATATTTCCATGAAGCGGATTCACTACAAAACGGTTGGCATCCACCAAATTAATCGGTCTTGTACTGTGTTTGAAGTCTCCGCGGATTCCTCCCACCGCCAATACGGCAGTACCGCAAAGAACGAGGATAGACCAGATGAAATAAGGAATCAGTTTTACAGGCTTTTGTGGCTCAATTTTCACTTTTTTGTAAAGGAAAACCCAAAGTGCCATTAAAACAACGAACCAGATCAATACAAAAGGATGCTGCCCTATGGATACGGTGAATACTTTAAAAATATTGGATTCATGCTTTGCGACCTGCAATGCTGTGGAGGTCAGCCTGGCCTGGGCAAATTTATAATAGACAAAATCACCGAAGTTCATCGCGTAGGCAATTCCGTTGGTCACAAAGTACAGCCAGAACAAAATCTTCTGATAAACTTTTTTGGTATTGATAACAATCGGGATAAGACTTAGCAGAATAAATAATGCATTGGTATATAAAATTGCCGTGGTATCGAAAGCAATTCCATGGTATGCAATATTAAAATAATCTGAAACGGAATCTACTTTGATGAGTTCCTTATTGAAAAACCAAAACAAAAGTCTGGCCACCTGATAAAAAACGTATGCCAGGAAAATCCTGTACAGCAGCGCCAGAACTTCCTGTTTCCTAAATTCTTTAAAAAATTTCATTCGGCAAATTTACATCAAAATCACATCACTGTATTTTTTCATGGATAATATTTCAGGATAAAATTTGGAAAAACTGTATTTTTGCTGTCATGAATTTCATAAAAAATAATCTTGCCAATGCACTGACCCTTGCCAATTTGTTCGCGGGCTGTGTAGGTGCGATCCATCTTATCCTGGGAGATTACCAGACAACGGCAATCTGTTTGATCCTGTCTTCCATATTTGATTTTTTTGACGGATTTGTTGCCCGTGCGGTAAAATCCAATTCCAATCTCGGGCTTCAGCTGGATTCCCTTGCGGATATGGTAAGTTTCGGGCTGATTCCGGGGCTTACGATGTATAAGGCTCTGGAGCCGTTCGGAAATGAGATCCTGGGACTGCATCTCCCTTTTGATATCAGCTATATTGGTCTTCTGGTGACGGTTTTCTCGTGCCTCAGACTTGCTATATTCAATCTTGATGAGGAACAGCGTTATTATTTCAAGGGGCTGAATACGCCAACCAACACCGTACTGCTATTTGGATTATACTATGCTTTTAAAGAAACCGGAACTTTTGGATTTTTATTTGACAATCCATTATTTCTGATTGCATTAACGGTTATTACGTCATGGCTTCTGATCAGCCCGATTAAAATGATGGCGATGAAATTTAAATCGAAGAAGCTGCAGGACAATTACCCGAAAGTGATTTTATTAGCCGGCGGAATTGCCATTCTGATCCTATTTCAGATTGTAGGTATTCCAATGCTTGTTATTTATTATATAGTAGTATCGCTGGTTTTTCAGAGGCAGCTGGGCTAGATTTCAGACGTCGGATATCAGATATCAGACTTTAGAAGTTTGTATCTTGCAAATTAGTGAAGTAAAAATCAGCACATTTTCAAATTAATACATTATCAAATTTTCAAATTAACAACATGAATTTAAAGCTCCATAAACCTCTCTGTATCTTTGATCTTGAAACCACCGGAACCAATATCGGGAAGGATAAAATTGTAGAAATCTGTATTTTAAAAGTAAATCCGGATGCTTCCAGAGAAAGCAAAACATGGCGTGTGAACCCGGAAATGCCTATTCCTGCTGAATCCAGCGAAATCCATGGCATTTATAATGAAGATGTAAAGGATGCTCCAACCTTCAGGGAGATTGCTCCAAAAGTGATGGAAATGCTATCAGGAAGTGACCTGGGAGGGTTTAATTCTAACCGATTTGATGTTCCGCTTCTGGCAGAAGAGCTATTGAGGGTAGAAATGGATTTTGACCTGAGTAAATTCAGGCTGGTGGATGCCCAGACTATTTTCCATAAAAAAGAGCCCAGAAATTTAGGCGCTGCTTACCAGTTTTACTGCGGAAAGGTGCTGGAAAACGCCCATTCTGCGGAGGCTGATGTGATGGCTACTTTCGAGGTGCTGGATGCACAGGTTGGAAAGTATGACGATATTCCGAATGAGATCGCTCCTTTAAGTGAATTCACTTTCCACAACAAGAATGCAGATCTGGCAGGGTTTATCGGCTATAATGACAAGTCGGAAGCTGTTTTCAACTTTGGAAAATACAAAGGCCAGGGGGTAAAAGCTGTTTTCCAGAAGGATCTGGGTTATTACGGATGGCTTCAGAATGCGGATTTCCCGCTGTACACCAAAAAGGTATTTACGAAGATCCAACTTTCCAGTAAATTTTAGAAAATGTCAAGCTTAGTTAAGTTTAAATTTTATGAAACTGCCCTTGAAGCCAACAGGGATAAACAAATTCTTGCGGATAACGGAGTGAATAGTTTCATTGCCAATGAGCAGCTGATACAGTCGGACTGGCTGCTTTCACAGGCTGTGGGTGGTATTCAGCTTCAGGTTTTTGAGGATGATCTGGAAAAGGCAAAAAAAATTCTTCAGGATTATAATGATAATGACGCATATTCTCTTGAGGTAGAGCATACCATTGAAAATGCTGAATTTGATTTTGTATGCCCGAAATGCGGCTCGAATCATATTTACCAGGACGAGAAACCGGGCGGGGTTTTCGGCATCAGTGTACTGCTTCTGGGTTTACCGTTAAAAACACCATCCAACCTTTACCACTGCTATTACTGTGGTAATGAGTTTAAGCATTAATTTATAAAATCCTGCCGTCATTAAAGTACAATGTGCGGCAGCAACAATATAAACAACAGATCATTATGAAAATCATTTGTATAGGAAGAAACTATAGTGAGCATGCTAAGGAATTAGGAAATGAAATCCCCGAAAAACCGGTTATTTTCATGAAACCGGACACCGCGGTCTTGAAAGGAAATGATTTTTATATTCCTGAATTTTCCAATGATGTTCATTATGAGCTTGAAGTTGTTCTAAAGATTTCAAAGGGAGGAAAATACATTCAGAAAGAAACTGCCCATAAACATTATGATGAGATCAGTCTGGGAATAGATTTCACGGCAAGGGATCTTCAGAGTGAACTTAAATCCAAAGGACTTCCCTGGGAGCTGGCCAAAGGTTTTGACGGCTCTGCGGTAGTGGGAAATTTCTTTAAAAAGGAGAATTATGATCTTGAAAGCCTTCAGTTTTCGTTACTTCAAAATAAAGAAAAAGTTCAGAACGGTAATACCAAAGATATGATTTTCAGCTTTGATGATATTATTGCTTTTGCTTCTCAATATTTCACGCTGAGAGTGGGAGATCTTATTTTCACCGGAACTCCGAAAGGTGTGGGGCAGGTACATGAGAATGATGTACTGGAAGCTTATCTGAAGGATGATAAAATTCTTGATATCCGAATATTATAAGTATTTAACATAAAAAATCCGGCTTTTTTTCTTACCTTTAGGAATAACAAAATGAAAGGTCATGATAAATATTGTACTACCCGTAGATTTTGGGGATAAAACAGAACAGCTTGTAGACGGAGCCGTAAAATTTGCAAAACAACTGAACGGCAGGATTTTTCTGATTCACGTGGCACCTTCGGATATTGGTTTTGCCATCGGTGATATGGGATATCAATATTTTCCTGAAGTGGAAGCCAATGAGATCAGGGAGGAACTGGTACAGCTGAATAAGATTGAGCAGAGGATCATTGCCCATGATGTAGACTGCGAGCATCTTTTAAAACAGGGGATCGCAAAGGATACCATCCTGGAATATGCAAGGGCTAAGAATGCAGATTACATTGTGATGGGATCGCACGGAAGAAGCGGAATTTATGATGTTTTTATCGGAAGCTTAACCAAAGGGCTTACGAAAGATTCCCATGTTCCGGTACTTGTACTTCCTATCCACGACTAGATAAAAATTGAATTTTAATCGTTAATAAAAAAACCGATCAGACCAAAGTCCGATCGGTTTTTTACTATATAACCAATTAATTAACCTTCTTTTTTATAGATCTTAGGATCGTAGTAAGGGTGTTTTCCCTCAGTAGGAGAATAATATTCTTTGTCTTTATCACCGCCCAGTGTCACTACCAATACATAGCACCAGTAAATGAATAATACACAACAAACGGTAAATAGAATCCAGTTCAGAACATTTCCAAATGTGTCAAAAAATCCGAAAGCCCATTTGAAAACTTTACTTAAGAATAACCAGAAAGACGTCATTATTTTCCTTTTTTAAATTAACTTTGTACAAATTTATAAAAAATGTTTAAATTACTTTCAAAAGAAAGCAATATTTTTTCAATTCCTGTTTATATTGGTTTTCTTCTTTTAGTAGTTACAATATTCAACATACTGAATTTCAACACTTACGAAGCTATTGTTGCCGGAATAACTTTTCTGGGAATTGCTTTGGGTTATTTCTGTTTTCACAGCATAGCACTGAATTATCAGACCCATCTGCCATTATTTTTATATACCATTTTCGTTTTCGGGCTGTATCCCGGAAATCTGGATATCGGCATTGCGGTTTCACTGCTTACGAATTCTTTCCTTCTGCTCCTTCTCACCAGTGCAGATGAAGATATCAGGAAGAAATCCTATGTACTGGTAGGGGCCATTGTGGCACTGAATTTTATTTTCCTGCCTACCACATGGCCTATGGCTGTTTTCGTGATCGTTCACGTGATTGCCACCTCTCAAAAAGTGGGATTAAATCTATTCCGGTTTGTTTTGGGAATTGTAATGATTGCGTTCAGCTATTTTTCCGTGATGTTTTTTTTCCGTTTTACAACCTGGAATATTGATTATTTCCCGTTCGGTAAAATGAAGCCGATGACCAATTATACAGATCTGCTTCCATTAATTCCTGTCGTATTGATGCTTATTTATGCAGTATATGACCATTTTAAAAATTACAATAAAAAAAGCCCGATAAGCCGGTATAAATATACTTTCCTGCTTGTCTTTTCACTGGCCCAGCTGGTGACTATTATTCTGTATATGAATAAAAATTACGAATATTTACTGCTTCTGGCATTCCCGTCAAGCATTATCCTGAGCAGGATGATGAGATTTTTACCCAAATACTGGATGCAGGAGGTAAGCTTATGGCTTATCATGATAAGTCTGGTTACTTTTAAAGCCGGTACCTATTTTAATTTATTTTAAAGATTATGATTCAGATAGACGATAAATTGATTTCAGAGGATATTTTTTCCGAAGAATTTATTTGCAACCTTACGAAATGTAAAGGGGCATGCTGTGTGGAAGGAGATGTAGGCGCTCCTTTGGACGAGGATGAGCTCGAGATTTTAGACGGTATTTTTGAAAAAATAAAGCCTTATCTTACCCAGGAAGGCATCAAGGCCCTGGAGGAACAGGGCACATGGACTACAGATCCGCAGGATGGAATGTATGTGACACCCATGGTAGAAGACCGCGAATGTGCGTATGTCACTTTTGATGAGAAAGGAATTACGAAATGTGGCATCGAAAAAGCGTATGAAGACGGTGCTGTTGATTGGCAGAAACCGATCTCATGCCACCTCTACCCGATCCGTATCACGGAATACTCTACTTTCACCGCCCTGAACTACCACGAATGGAGTGTATGCAGCGATGCATGCGCCCTGGGAAAAGAACTTCAGGTTCCGATATACAAATTCCTGAAAACCCCGCTAACCCGCAAATATGGGACGGACTTTTACGACGTTCTGTGTGAGGCGGCCGATGAATGGAAAGCCGCTTATGGCTCTTAAATTATACAACCGCAGATTTCCTGCGGTTTTTTTATTTACCCTTGTCAAGGTTTAAAACCTTGACAAGGGTAATTTTTTAAAAACATGCCGAAGGATTTTAAGAATACAATTTAAATTCGCATTTTTGTAAAAAACCCGGCTATGCAAAAAGAAAAATTACGAGCAATAAGAAAACAAAAAGGCTATACCCAGCAGCAGATCGCCGACATCATAGCCACTGATGTATCCAACTACAGCAGAAAAGAAAGCGGTGATGTACGTATTTTCAGAGATGAATGGGAGAAAATCTCACGATTCCTGGAGCTTCCTATGGAGGAGATTTATGAGGATGATGAAGCCAAAACCATTATTCATAATCCGGTATTCAATGACAGCCCGGGATCTTTTGCCACGGGAAGTGTTACCAATTTCAACAGTGAAATGAGCATGGCTGTTATTAAAAATCTTCAGGAATATATAGAATTGCTGAAGGATGAAGTGAAAAGGCTGAAAGAGGGGAAGAAATAGATTGACCCAATCTTGAAAATAAAAAACCATTTCCTCTACGGAAATGGTTTTTGAAGTTCTATTTCAAAATTTTATAGGTTGTATAATCTTTAATCGTTTTTAATTCATAAATTTCTTCTTTATCTGCATTTATAATCCGGATATTATCTAGCGGAACATTCTGGCAGTGGATAAAACCAATAAACATAGCATTAAAATCCCCTTTTACTATAATATCAAATCCATTTTCTGTTTCTAAAGAACTATACCATTCCCATTGTTTAATATCTTCATCAAGAAAATTATCAACACTTGAATGTACTCTATATAAGAGTTCATCGTACTTATAGTCGTCGTCAGTTAATTGTTTTAATTTATTTACAATTCCTTGTGGTAATAATTGTTCCCATTTAGGATCTTCATCACTTAAATTCTTGTTTTTTAAAATTGTTAGAACTGCATTTTTAAAATTATCCAAGACTTCTTTTGAATGTGTTATATTTCTAACCCTTATAATCTGATAACCTTTTGAAGGCTTTTCTCCTTTTATATTGTATTGTATGTTTCCTGATTCTGTCATTAGATTATTTCAAAAAAACTTTTACAAGATCATTTTAAAATTTTATAGGTAGTATAATCCTTGATGGTTTTTAACTCATAAATTTCTTCTTTATCTGCATCTATTATCCTGATATTATCTAATGAAACGTTCTGGCAGTGGATAAAACTGATGAATTGTCCAGCATTAAACTTTCCTTTAACGATAATATCAAAGCCTTTTTCAGTATCTAATGAACTGTACCATTCCCAATCTTTAATCTCTTGGAAATTATAAATAGTTGAATCTATATCATAAAGTAATTCATCATATCCATAATCATCATCGTCTAACTGTTTAATTTTGCTTACAATTCCCTGAGGAAGTAATTCTTCCCACTTTAGGTCTTCATAGTGAAGATTTTTATTTTTTAAAAATGTCAATACTGCACTTTTAAAATTATCCAAAACCTCCTTTGCATGAACTATATTTCTCACCCTAACAATCTGATAACCTTTTGAAGGTTTTTCTCCTTTTATGTTGTATTGTAGCTTTCCTGATTCTGTCATCACTTTATTTTTTAATAATTACTGCTTTTTGTTTAAATATTTTCTTAAAGTCTTCTAAACTTATTGAATAAGAGGTCCCATGATTCATTGGTAAAGGATCTCTTAAAAATACTTTTCCAGCTTCCACCTTTTCAAGTACTAC containing:
- a CDS encoding DUF6341 family protein → MTSFWLFLSKVFKWAFGFFDTFGNVLNWILFTVCCVLFIYWCYVLVVTLGGDKDKEYYSPTEGKHPYYDPKIYKKEG
- a CDS encoding CDP-alcohol phosphatidyltransferase family protein; the protein is MNFIKNNLANALTLANLFAGCVGAIHLILGDYQTTAICLILSSIFDFFDGFVARAVKSNSNLGLQLDSLADMVSFGLIPGLTMYKALEPFGNEILGLHLPFDISYIGLLVTVFSCLRLAIFNLDEEQRYYFKGLNTPTNTVLLFGLYYAFKETGTFGFLFDNPLFLIALTVITSWLLISPIKMMAMKFKSKKLQDNYPKVILLAGGIAILILFQIVGIPMLVIYYIVVSLVFQRQLG
- a CDS encoding putative signal transducing protein; protein product: MSSLVKFKFYETALEANRDKQILADNGVNSFIANEQLIQSDWLLSQAVGGIQLQVFEDDLEKAKKILQDYNDNDAYSLEVEHTIENAEFDFVCPKCGSNHIYQDEKPGGVFGISVLLLGLPLKTPSNLYHCYYCGNEFKH
- a CDS encoding DUF3109 family protein, whose translation is MIQIDDKLISEDIFSEEFICNLTKCKGACCVEGDVGAPLDEDELEILDGIFEKIKPYLTQEGIKALEEQGTWTTDPQDGMYVTPMVEDRECAYVTFDEKGITKCGIEKAYEDGAVDWQKPISCHLYPIRITEYSTFTALNYHEWSVCSDACALGKELQVPIYKFLKTPLTRKYGTDFYDVLCEAADEWKAAYGS
- a CDS encoding helix-turn-helix transcriptional regulator; the protein is MQKEKLRAIRKQKGYTQQQIADIIATDVSNYSRKESGDVRIFRDEWEKISRFLELPMEEIYEDDEAKTIIHNPVFNDSPGSFATGSVTNFNSEMSMAVIKNLQEYIELLKDEVKRLKEGKK
- a CDS encoding DUF2147 domain-containing protein; amino-acid sequence: MKKVLLTFVLSLFSVLSFAQIEGKWKTIDDETKQAKSVVEIYKKSDGKYYGKVSQLLIKPANPNCTECKDDRKGKPILGLEIIRGLKKDGDEFTGGTITDPKTGKTYKCTIIKSGDKLNVRGYVGLSLLGRTQTWEKMN
- a CDS encoding fumarylacetoacetate hydrolase family protein produces the protein MKIICIGRNYSEHAKELGNEIPEKPVIFMKPDTAVLKGNDFYIPEFSNDVHYELEVVLKISKGGKYIQKETAHKHYDEISLGIDFTARDLQSELKSKGLPWELAKGFDGSAVVGNFFKKENYDLESLQFSLLQNKEKVQNGNTKDMIFSFDDIIAFASQYFTLRVGDLIFTGTPKGVGQVHENDVLEAYLKDDKILDIRIL
- a CDS encoding pyruvate dehydrogenase complex E1 component subunit beta, whose amino-acid sequence is MAEYTFREVIAQAMSEEMRKDESIFLMGEEVAEYNGAYKASKGMLDEFGPKRVIDTPIAELGFTGIAVGAAMNGNRPIVEYMTFNFSLVGIDQIINNAAKIRQMSGGQWNCPIVFRGPTASAGQLGATHSQAFENWFANVPGLKVVVPSNPYDAKGLLKSAIQDNDPVIFMESEQMYGDKMEIPEEEYYLPIGKADIKREGTDVTLVSFGKIMKLAIQAAEDLAKEGISVEVIDLRTVRPLDFDTVLASVKKTNRLVILEEAWPFASVSSEITYMVQQKAFDYLDAPIKRITTPDAPAPYSAALFAEWFPKLEKVKEEIKKAMYVK
- a CDS encoding LTA synthase family protein gives rise to the protein MKFFKEFRKQEVLALLYRIFLAYVFYQVARLLFWFFNKELIKVDSVSDYFNIAYHGIAFDTTAILYTNALFILLSLIPIVINTKKVYQKILFWLYFVTNGIAYAMNFGDFVYYKFAQARLTSTALQVAKHESNIFKVFTVSIGQHPFVLIWFVVLMALWVFLYKKVKIEPQKPVKLIPYFIWSILVLCGTAVLAVGGIRGDFKHSTRPINLVDANRFVVNPLHGNIVLNSTFSFFRTLGTNNFKEVHFVDDKFIADNVQPYKIYDRKVENRPNIVIFIVESFGREYSGAFNKDKNINGYVSYTPFIDSLAGQSLIFPNTFANGRQSIHGMSSVLAGIPSLTDAFTSSPYSNQKIQSIVSVCNDLGYDTSFYHGAPNGSMGFLGFGNILGFKHYFGKNEFNHDEDFDGMWAIWDEPFLQYFAKNTGKKQPFMSTVFTASSHHPFKIPEKYKGKFKKGTIEMHEPIQYTDYAIKKYFETVKKEPWFNNTIFVFTGDHTNQIAYGEYEKAMNRFAVPLIFYSPNPQYNLKGVDPEVAQQIDIYPTLADLIGYNKQIRSWGRSLVSDKKYPAIVVNSDGSTEQFIIGNHMYRFDGKEITGIYEKNDLGFANNLMGKLKTPETEKEIQTAKAWYQDYMDRVINRKLH
- a CDS encoding DUF6427 family protein; this translates as MFKLLSKESNIFSIPVYIGFLLLVVTIFNILNFNTYEAIVAGITFLGIALGYFCFHSIALNYQTHLPLFLYTIFVFGLYPGNLDIGIAVSLLTNSFLLLLLTSADEDIRKKSYVLVGAIVALNFIFLPTTWPMAVFVIVHVIATSQKVGLNLFRFVLGIVMIAFSYFSVMFFFRFTTWNIDYFPFGKMKPMTNYTDLLPLIPVVLMLIYAVYDHFKNYNKKSPISRYKYTFLLVFSLAQLVTIILYMNKNYEYLLLLAFPSSIILSRMMRFLPKYWMQEVSLWLIMISLVTFKAGTYFNLF
- a CDS encoding universal stress protein translates to MINIVLPVDFGDKTEQLVDGAVKFAKQLNGRIFLIHVAPSDIGFAIGDMGYQYFPEVEANEIREELVQLNKIEQRIIAHDVDCEHLLKQGIAKDTILEYARAKNADYIVMGSHGRSGIYDVFIGSLTKGLTKDSHVPVLVLPIHD
- a CDS encoding 3'-5' exonuclease, encoding MNLKLHKPLCIFDLETTGTNIGKDKIVEICILKVNPDASRESKTWRVNPEMPIPAESSEIHGIYNEDVKDAPTFREIAPKVMEMLSGSDLGGFNSNRFDVPLLAEELLRVEMDFDLSKFRLVDAQTIFHKKEPRNLGAAYQFYCGKVLENAHSAEADVMATFEVLDAQVGKYDDIPNEIAPLSEFTFHNKNADLAGFIGYNDKSEAVFNFGKYKGQGVKAVFQKDLGYYGWLQNADFPLYTKKVFTKIQLSSKF